Below is a genomic region from Fusarium oxysporum Fo47 chromosome XI, complete sequence.
ATGAGAAAGATCACAGCTGGGAGCCAGCGGCGAAGATTGTTGGTCTTGTTccgaagatgaaggaagagTATGATGAGATGCATGGGTTATTAACTCTGAGAGATAGTACAACGTGAGAGAGTGCATTATCAAGTAGGATGGGAATTATATATGATGACTAAGAAGAGATATGGAGGGATTCCTTTGTTAGATACATCGTGAACACAAAAGGTTTGGTTTGGTGGGTTGATAGCATGTAAGTGAAGCGAGGGGAACCTTCCACACTGTAGCATATTAGTATCATTGTTTGAACAGAAAAACCTCTGAATCACGGTCGGCATTGTGCGGCCCATTCAGATAATGTTGACTCCATTGCGATTTGTTTACAAAATGTGACCAGAGCCGAGGCTCAGGTAACTAAGTAGACACCCCAAGACAAAGGTCTCTCCGATTCCTCTTGACCTGGTTACTCGTGAAGGTACTTGACCTCCTTTCCGGGATTCGGCTGCTGAACCAGACCAAGTTGCTGAAGAGCCGTCAAAGCTCCCTCCTCTCCAGTTTCATCCACAATAAGCCCATCCTTGAGTGTGAAGATAGTCGTACCAGAGAAGTACATCTTCTTGCCCGTATTGGCCTTCTCCAACGCGCCAACGGCAAGATCATGGAAAGCAACTCCAGTATGGGTACCGCCTCCGATCCAACGACCGACCACATACGGCCCGCTTGCAATCAGCGGGTGCTGGTAGGCATGGAACGAGATGTCTGGAAATGCCTATCGATATGGGGTTAGTTACTAAGTCAACAACTTTGTATGAATCTGCTTGCCTCTTTGAACTCCGAGAGCATCTTTTTGGCATTCTCCTTTCCATATCGTGGGCCATGCATTGGGTAGTTGATGACGAAGTCATCAGCGCAGAGCTTGTCGACGATCTCAGGATTGCCTTTGCCCCAGTACTCAGTGAAGTACTCCTGGATAACCTCCAGGTTCTTTGTCTCCTCTTGAGTAGGCATCGTGCTGCTgattgttgctgttggtagGTAAAAGTGTTGCTGTTGTACTTGTACGATTGATGCTGCAGAAGACTGTTCctgttgtcaagaaggagggtACGGTTCTTATAGTGATATTGGCAAGCAATATGTGAGAGGCAAGTTCACTTTGTTACTAAACGAATCTTCGCAATTCATCTTGTGTATTGACCATACCCAAAGATTCCGACTTGGTAATTGGTCGCTTCTGGAGCAACGTAGCCTCTTTGCAAACTTTATGCATGAATTCGGAGCCAGCGAATGTATGGGTCAATGGAGTCGTCAGGTCGCGATAAACAATTGCGCTAGAGAGTAATTGGGTAATTCAATAGCAACGACTAGGAGTTTTCCGAGAGGCGAAATGAAGAATCTCTGCAATTGGTTAATTCGAAAGCAACATGTCACCGAAATCACATCATAGAGAAATGGTGCAACAAGACTCCACCTTGATTGGTCACATCAAGAGCAAAGATCCACCTTTGGCAGCTCTGACCTTGCTGCAAGCGGGAACTAAGACGGTAATGCACTGTAATTGTCCGAGAACCAGTGCCGTCTCTGACAGCACACAGGGCCGCCGGGAAGGATCTGGCGCGAGGTGGGAACTTGAGTTGGTGATAATCTTGCTAGCCTGTAAAGACTGACAGGACCAGgtatatatctcttataaATAGCCACCAGTCGTAGGATAGACCAGAACAGCTCAACTCCTTCGCAagcctcaacaacaccactTCTTGTATCTGCCAGTCACCCCAGCCATGTCATTAATCACCGTATATCGTGGAACCCGAAGTGGGAGGGTTCAAGAAGGCACGGTTCTATCGCCTGGTCCCCCAAAAAGGCATCAAGTCATAGTTCGCATCACTCATTCTGGTCTTTGTGGTACCGACGAGCACTACAAGTGTCAAGACATGGTTCTTGGTCACGAGGGAGTTGGCATAGTCGAGTCAATCGGCAATTCTGTAGTAACCCTAAAAGTGTAAGTAACCTAAGCGCGATCTTATCCTCGATACTGGACTTCTGCTAACGCGTCCCTCTATGCAGCGGAGATCGAGTCGGTTGGGGTTACTGTCACGGTAGCTGTCTGAACTGCGAGTATTGcgatcaaggccaagagcTCTACTGCGAACAGCGACAGTTTTATGGCTTCGATGAATTCGATCAGGGCTCCTTCGCGACCTATGCAACTTGGAATGAGCACTTCCTCTTCCGTATCCCGGAAAGCATCCCGTCTGCAGAAGCAGCTCCTTTGATGTGCGCTGGAGCAGCCGTCTATTCCGCTCTACGCAGCGCAGGAGTCCAGTGGCATCATCGAGTGggtgttcttggcctcggTGGACTAGGCCACCTTGCTGTTCAGTATGCCGCCAAGATGGGATGCCATGTCACTACTTACTCGCACTCGTctggcaaagaagaagcagcaCGAAACCTGGGGGCCTCGGACTTCCAAGTGCTGGGAGATACTTCCACTTCTAGTCATGCCGTTGATTGTCTGCTTTTGACTGGTTCTCAGCAACCAGATTGGTCCCAAGCTCTGTCGCTGGTTCGACGGGGTGGCGTGATAAGTGCTGTTACTGTGGATTCATCGGAGCTGCGATGCTCATATGGGGAGGTTCTGATGAACGCGATGCGGATCCAGGGAAGCCTGCCTGCCGCCCCAACGTCCAACGTGAGATGCTCAACTTTTCAGCGCTCCATGGAATAAAACCGATCATCGAGACCTTTCCATTTACCGAGTATGGCATTAATGAAGCGATGGAGAAGCTTCGTCAGGGTAGGATGCGATATAGGGGCGTCCTAGCTATGGAAGCTTAGTTAGGGTCTCCAAGTAACGACTtgtataaataatataaaccGTATCTCCGTCTACAGAAAATGTGGAGATCATAGATCCTGCTGTTGCTGTCTTTAAGATCCCGTCACGACTCGGGATCCCGAATGATGAAATGCTTATGATGCAATATAATCAAGCTACATCGAATTTCCTCATTATCACTTTTGCGATGTATTAATTTACACAAAGGAAAAATACTAATATGAGACTTTTTAGGAGATTGTCTAATCTGATCTAAAGAATAATCTAAGTTCCGCAAGTAGTTTGCTATATGAGCAACCTATGGATGGCATAATGGCCAGAAGCCCGCGTCCTCTCTCCAGAGCCAGATCACCTAGCTAAGCTCAACTTGGCCAGCAACTTAGTTGTGTTCCCGCGAAATTAGAGCTTGGGCCCCGGGCGAGTCTTCGGTTtaggaggaggaggcatcGGTTGTGCTTGAGAAGGCATTTTGCTTGCTAATAGTTGCAATGGAAATAATATGTATATCTTCGAGCAGTCCAGATTGACAGTATCTTCAGAGGCGAAGTTGAAAAGGACGTGGGTATGTTAATGCGGTAATTGGGTTTTATATAgacctcaagcttctctgaTTCACTGACGTACGACCATTAGCACATGTAACAATCACGAACTACACAATGTTCACCAGCTATTCACTGTTAGTGGCAAAGCTGTAAATTTGGTACCACGCAACCATCACAAGCgattaatattaagaatgAAAAGGCTACTATTCTGGCAAATATTCCCTTCATTACATACCCCTTCAGCCAAGGTGCTGCCGGATCTCTTGTTGCGTCCATTCCCAAAGCTTCTCGCGGGCGTCCTTATCCTGGCTCAGTTTGCTTCCTTTGCCCGTCACACCAACAGGATGGTAGAAAACACCAGTTTCAGCTTTGGGATCAGTCATTGCCCACAACTGATTCAGGGCACCCTTCGCAGAGTCAACAGCGATCAAGCTCATCACGAGCCTTGTAATCGTTCCTATGATAAGACTGCTACTGATAATCGGTGCAGTGAGGTTCGTGTGTACGACTCCTGGGTGGATACTGATGACTTTGATCTTGGGATATCGTTCGGCAAGGGCTGCGGCGTAGTGGACGTTTGCAAGCTTCGATATCGCATAGCGCGACTGCGTAGAGAAGCTAGACATGGTGGTCTTGAATTGGTCGAACTGGTATGGATTCTTTGGAGACATAGACTCTCCCATCGAAGAAACGAATACGATCCTCACATCAGGATTAGTCTTGGTGGTCTCTTCCAGAGTggggagaagaagatgggtGAGAAAAGCATGACCCATATGGTTCGTGCCAATCTGGATCTCGTAGCCTTCCTCAGTGAGGCCTTCTGGAGTCATCATAATGCCAGCATTGTTGACAAGAATATCAAGTCGAGTGGAGGACGACTGGAACTCTTTGGCAGCAGATTTGATACTCGATAGAGAAGCAAGATCAAGGGCTAGAAAAGAAACAGCATCCGTGTTGGAGCCTTGTTGCAGTTCGTTGACGGCTTGGTCGAACTTTGCTTTGCTGCGACAAGCGAGGAAGATCCTGGAAGGTTCATGTCTCAACAGCTGGCGAGCGGTCTCGAGTCCCAGTCCTGAGTTCCCTCcagtgatgaggatgatcttgcccttcaggctGGGGATATCAGTGTCTGGGGAAAATTTAACAGATCCCATTTTGTCTGAGAGATAATGGCTGTCGAGCAAAATGGTCGCAAGCGCGTTCTAATATGTTTGGCAATGCCGGGCTCGGAATCTTAATTCATCCCGTATAGTTCTCTTAACTCCGATGCTAGGCTCTTTTGGCATGGTTGTTGCATAGGGGTCGAATCTTCGGCAATTGCGAAAACTCTATTGATGGTGACATACAAGTGGGGACTTTGATAGGCTTCTGACCACTAAGATTTCATTTGTCTAAAAGTGGAATAAGGGTTGCAAGCTTGTATATAATAAGCCGTGACGAGATCGAATGGCGTAGGAACGAGGCAACTGTACATTTAAGACTCTATGTTATTTCGTAGCCACGACGCTGCAACAAGCCAGCATCTGCTATCAACTCTGCAGCTCTATTACTTATAAACCGTAAATAGCGCGTTTTTCAATCTTATTAATTAGGCAAGTAATTCGTAACAATCCTCTCTTTGCTTCCTATTTAATGTCCGACCCGGAAAACGACCTCGAATAAAATCGATTACTCCATGGGAATAAAGGTTAGGATAATCTATTCTGTAAATAGAGAGTCGTAGAAGAATGGCAATAGCAGTTTTCGATGACGTGCCCCAGCATAGGCTATGCACAGCGAGCAATAGTACAAGAGCAGAGAACCAGAGGAGCTGAAATGATGATTGTCATGTTTTATAGGCCGAAAGAGGTGCGATGTCTTATCTAATAATTGCGCCAATAAATGCCGATGGAGTGAGTGGTCACCACTTGAATGTAAGCCAGTAATGGACCCCTGTCAGCGGCATTGTACTATCTTCAGCTCGCCAAAAGATGTAGAATCAGCCCGTATTCTGACAAGGCGTTGCGGAAGGCAGTCTGCAGTACGCCGATGGCCACGTATATTTGCACTTTTGATGCAAGCCCCGGCCAATCCAGATTCGCATTAGGCAACCTACATTTATCAGCTGCGATAAATAAATGAGGGGTAACCATTTCAACCGGCACCGCTTTCCTCTTCATTTCCTGCAAAGTTGAGGAACCTCGATATCGCTTTCGCTGAACATAGTTGTCTAGCGGGTAATACTACGGCTGTCAACCTCTACAGTCCGTTAACTCACCCTTATCGGAATTTCGGCCTAACTATCGTAGCTCTTATTCCAAACGATTCAGTCATGGCTGATGACTGGGACGCAAGCGCGATTGCGGCTGTAGCGGCTTTAATAATCGCGCTCTTCGCGCTCCTAGTCGCTGTTGCTCAGGCACTGCAACAGTACTTGATCACTGGTCAACTCATCCGTCTTTGTGATAGCGTCGTGTTTGGTCCTCTGCCTGGCCAGGGCTACCGCGTTTGGCAATTCTCTCAGTTTCGCTTCCGAGTACTGTACTCAATTCCTCAGATCAATCTCGAGGCTGATCTATGGCCAAAGGAAAGCCCGCATATCAAGTCATATGCCATTGGGGAGGAGATGCTACCTGATCTCCAACCAGATTCACTAGTTGACTACTCGGcgtcaagctcctcaatGGAAATTGTGTCCAATTGTAGAGTACATATCAACACGATGGACACGGCAGTTAGAGGCTCACAGACAAGGAGTGAAGCTTGGAGTTCCTCAGATCGCTCCCATTACACTTGGTGGCAGTCTTTGGGAATCTGGATGCGCCGCAAATTTGAAAGGATACGCTCAGTCATACCACAGACGAGCGGCGACTCCTGGAGTTCCTCAACTGGTTCTGACTACACTTATTGGGATTTCTTGGGCATCTGGCTGCGCCGCAAGTTTGGCAGAATCCGCTCAATCGTACCGCTGGCAAAAAAGGAACAGCCAGCCCCTGACTCCAATGACGCATCCGTGGGCGAGGCGTCCTGGGTGTCCTTCTGCAAAGCCATCAACAGGTCATGTGGAGGGTCAGTAAGATACCGTTCTGTCACTTATGACGCCGACCGATGTCCCTCTGATCTCGTAACGGCACCGATGCAAGTTTCTATGAGGGATATTGCCGTGATGGGGTTGACAGCGGGCATGAAGATCACAGATTGCTCATTCAAGGAAAAGTCTATTTCGATGCAAGGCGCCATTGGCACGATTACTAGCTCCAATCATCCGATTCTCGGGCCGATACTTCATTTCACCCCTAGAGCTACCACCTCACCCTTGCCTCGCTCTCTGGCTCAATGGAGTGACGATGATAGAGGGGTTGTAAATAAAAGCTGGCTGGCTCGAACATGGGATGTCTGTACTGTTGCAAAGGTGCCTTTCAACTCGCTAAAAAGACGTACCACTAGACGTCTTGACGACCGATGGACGAGTTATCAAGAGCCCGACCAGTTTtccaagaagcaaaagcacAAAAGAGCGTTCAATATGGCTGGGATCGTTCCAGTCGATGTAGATCGACGCCAAGGCcgaaagaaaaagaaggcgAAAGTCAAGAAATCAGGGAGGACAGGAGCTACTGTGTCTGTGTCAGTGAATCGCCGGCCCCAAGACGGGAATTGGACCATCATACAGCCGAATCCACCCCCTCAAACAGCTGCAATGGAAGGTAATGGGAACAAAGAGAAGGCCAAAGAGGTCCAGACAGGAACTGGGGAAGACAATGAAAGGCACGCGACACCGTTACATCAACTGGCGTCGGCCACTGAACTCAACGCACTAGAAGAACAAGATACAGCTCCCGCAAAGGAATTCCACCAGCAGGTCCCCAGAGACGACTCAACCTCCCAACAGGCCCAGCCAAGTGGTCAAAGTCCGGTGATAGAAACGACGCCCGAAAAGCATCCAGGCCAATCTAATAACTCGACTCAACACGGTACTAAAGGGAAGGAGCAAAGTGATGATATCCAAGCAACACCCGTTCCCGAACCATTGGTACAGGGCCAGCCAAACATGGGAGAATCAACGCTCAAACTGGAAGAAGGTGAAGGTCAATCTCAGCGTACCTCGTTAAAGCCTGACGAACAGAACGTAGCCGCTCCCCAGACTAGTGTAGGCGGCTCCCCGGCCATCTTTGGAAGGCCAGTCACTCGTCTGCTCCTGACACAGACACCGCACTGGGATGCATTGCCAGAGGAGAGCCCGCAAGACTCGGCTCGCCAAGAACCGGACATACGCGAACCACGCAGAAAGGCCACAGTCGAAGACGTACCAGATAGTGGCGATGAAGTAGCATCTGAGTCCGAAAGACCGCTAGCTTCGGAGACACTGGACCGAGGCCTTGCGGCCAAGAAGCgacaagagaagaggaataAGCGCAGCCGAAAGATACAGAAGGACAAGGCTATCGTGGAGGAGTCAAGGACGAGCGATAGCAGACCCCAATTCCTACTGACGTACCCGGGAGAAGGACTAGGCTCAGAGCCATCAAACCCAACACCCGAAACAAAAGAAGATAAAGCTCACGCGAGAGAAGCGGAACGACGGCGCAgga
It encodes:
- a CDS encoding chaperonin 10-like protein, which encodes MSLITVYRGTRSGRVQEGTVLSPGPPKRHQVIVRITHSGLCGTDEHYKCQDMVLGHEGVGIVESIGNSVVTLKVGDRVGWGYCHGSCLNCEYCDQGQELYCEQRQFYGFDEFDQGSFATYATWNEHFLFRIPESIPSAEAAPLMCAGAAVYSALRSAGVQWHHRVGVLGLGGLGHLAVQYAAKMGCHVTTYSHSSGKEEAARNLGASDFQVLGDTSTSSHAVDCLLLTGSQQPDWSQALSLVRRGGVISAVTVDSSELRCSYGEVLMNAMRIQGSLPAAPTSNVRCSTFQRSME